One stretch of Amycolatopsis tolypomycina DNA includes these proteins:
- a CDS encoding family 1 glycosylhydrolase: MRKPTTRRKSAGSSTPKLSTGTIRRVHRVSGGKPILLTENGIATTHDPKRVAFMDRALRAVHTCLADGIDVRGYLHWSLLDNYEWSGGFEPTFGLVAVDRQTFARRPKESAYWLGDVARSRCLPAEPVTWPPRRRRSDRSSARRPRLVLSARSGAAFLRRRRPRVQCGPLLAKSTQCIDGVGDVCGRPRERILVAPPPHRHAAGLRRPALRRPAQLPAAFLKGLPMTEQSRGPRNEPGVSCFPVTWLESRSHQADADLA, encoded by the coding sequence TTGCGGAAACCGACGACACGACGCAAGTCGGCTGGGAGTTCTACCCCGAAGCTCTCGACGGGGACGATCCGGCGGGTTCACCGAGTCAGCGGCGGCAAGCCGATCCTGCTCACCGAGAACGGCATCGCCACCACCCACGATCCGAAACGGGTGGCGTTCATGGACCGGGCGCTGCGCGCCGTGCACACGTGCCTGGCAGACGGTATCGACGTGCGCGGCTACCTCCACTGGTCACTTCTCGACAACTACGAGTGGTCAGGCGGATTCGAGCCGACCTTCGGTCTCGTCGCGGTCGACCGTCAGACCTTCGCTCGCCGGCCGAAGGAGAGCGCGTATTGGCTCGGAGACGTCGCACGTTCCCGATGCCTGCCGGCTGAGCCGGTGACGTGGCCCCCGCGGCGTAGGCGATCGGACAGGTCGTCAGCGCGGCGGCCACGGCTGGTTCTGTCTGCTCGAAGTGGGGCCGCGTTTCTTCGTCGGAGACGGCCTCGGGTCCAATGTGGACCACTGCTCGCCAAGAGCACCCAATGTATCGATGGCGTGGGCGACGTCTGCGGACGTCCACGGGAACGGATCCTGGTTGCCCCCCCCCCACATCGTCACGCTGCTGGCCTACGTCGTCCTGCTCTCCGGCGTCCTGCTCAACTTCCTGCCGCATTCCTGAAAGGACTTCCGATGACCGAGCAAAGCAGGGGACCAAGAAACGAGCCCGGCGTCTCATGCTTTCCAGTCACCTGGCTGGAAAGCCGTAGCCACCAGGCCGATGCGGATCTCGCGTAG